The proteins below are encoded in one region of Castor canadensis chromosome 6, mCasCan1.hap1v2, whole genome shotgun sequence:
- the Aicda gene encoding single-stranded DNA cytosine deaminase isoform X2, whose protein sequence is MDMDSLLLKQKKFLYHFKNVRWAKGRHETYLCYVVKRRDSATSFSLDFGHLRNKNGCHVELLFLRYISHWDLDPGRCYRVTWFTSWSPCYDCARHVADFLRGNPNLSLRIFTARLYFCEDRKAEPEGLRRLHRAGVQLAIMTFKDYFYCWNTFVENHERTFKAWEGLHENSVRLSRQLRRILLPLYEVDDLRDAFRTLGL, encoded by the exons CCTTTTGTTGAAGCAGAAGAAGTTTCTTTACCACTTCAAAAATGTCCGCTGGGCTAAGGGTCGCCACGAGACGTACCTGTGCTATGTAGTGAAGCGGCGGGACAGTGCCACCTCCTTTTCACTGGACTTCGGCCACCTTCGAAACAAG AATGGCTGCCACGTGGAACTGCTCTTCCTGCGCTACATCTCCCACTGGGATCTGGACCCCGGCCGGTGCTATCGGGTCACCTGGTTCACCTCCTGGAGCCCCTGCTATGACTGTGCCCGTCACGTGGCCGACTTCCTCAGAGGGAACCCCAACCTCAGTCTGAGGATCTTCACCGCGCGCCTCTACTTCTGCGAGGACCGCAAGGCTGAGCCTGAGGGGCTGCGGCGGCTGCACCGTGCAGGAGTCCAGCTGGCCATCATGACCTTCAAAG ATTATTTTTACTGCTGGAATACATTTGTAGAAAATCATGAAAGGACTTTCAAGGCCTGGGAGGGCTTGCATGAGAATTCAGTCCGTCTGTCCAGGCAGCTTCGGCGCATCCTCTTG ccttTATATGAAGTCGACGACTTAAGAGATGCATTTCGTACTTTGGGACTTTGA
- the Aicda gene encoding single-stranded DNA cytosine deaminase isoform X1, with amino-acid sequence MDMDSLLLKQKKFLYHFKNVRWAKGRHETYLCYVVKRRDSATSFSLDFGHLRNKQNGCHVELLFLRYISHWDLDPGRCYRVTWFTSWSPCYDCARHVADFLRGNPNLSLRIFTARLYFCEDRKAEPEGLRRLHRAGVQLAIMTFKDYFYCWNTFVENHERTFKAWEGLHENSVRLSRQLRRILLPLYEVDDLRDAFRTLGL; translated from the exons CCTTTTGTTGAAGCAGAAGAAGTTTCTTTACCACTTCAAAAATGTCCGCTGGGCTAAGGGTCGCCACGAGACGTACCTGTGCTATGTAGTGAAGCGGCGGGACAGTGCCACCTCCTTTTCACTGGACTTCGGCCACCTTCGAAACAAG CAGAATGGCTGCCACGTGGAACTGCTCTTCCTGCGCTACATCTCCCACTGGGATCTGGACCCCGGCCGGTGCTATCGGGTCACCTGGTTCACCTCCTGGAGCCCCTGCTATGACTGTGCCCGTCACGTGGCCGACTTCCTCAGAGGGAACCCCAACCTCAGTCTGAGGATCTTCACCGCGCGCCTCTACTTCTGCGAGGACCGCAAGGCTGAGCCTGAGGGGCTGCGGCGGCTGCACCGTGCAGGAGTCCAGCTGGCCATCATGACCTTCAAAG ATTATTTTTACTGCTGGAATACATTTGTAGAAAATCATGAAAGGACTTTCAAGGCCTGGGAGGGCTTGCATGAGAATTCAGTCCGTCTGTCCAGGCAGCTTCGGCGCATCCTCTTG ccttTATATGAAGTCGACGACTTAAGAGATGCATTTCGTACTTTGGGACTTTGA
- the Apobec1 gene encoding C->U-editing enzyme APOBEC-1 isoform X2 → MASETGPSAGDPTLRRRIEPWEFEVFFDPRELRRETCLLYEIQWGTSHRRWRKSGKNTTNHAEVNFIEKLTSERQFCPSVRCSITWFLSWSPCWECSQAIQEFLSQHPNVTLVIYVARLYYHMDQRNRQGLRDLVNSGVTIQIMSVPEYCYCWRNFVNFPPGQEAHWLRYQPQWMALYELELHCIILSLPPCLKISRRCQKQLTFFGLTLQNCHYQAIPPHILLATGLVLPFVPWR, encoded by the exons ATGGCTTCTGAGACAG GTCCTTCAGCTGGTGACCCCACTCTGAG GAGAAGAATCGAACCCTGGgaatttgaagtcttctttgatcCCCGGGAACTGCGTAGAGAGACCTGTCTGCTCTATGAAATCCAGTGGGGTACCAGCCACAGGAGGTGGCGGAAATCAGGCAAGAACACCACCAATCACGCTGAAgttaatttcatagaaaaactgaCTTCAGAAAGACAGTTTTGCCCGTCTGTCAGATGCTCCATCACCTGGTTCCTGTCCTGGAGTCCCTGCTGGGAATGCTCCCAGGCTATTCAAGAATTTCTGAGTCAACACCCTAATGTGACTCTGGTGATTTATGTAGCTCGGCTTTATTACCATATGGATCAGAGGAACAGGCAAGGACTCAGAGACCTCGTTAACAGTGGAGTGACCATCCAGATCATGAGTGTCCCAG AGTATTGTTACTGCTGGAGGAATTTTGTCAACTTCCCACCTGGGCAGGAAGCGCACTGGCTGAGATACCAGCCTCAGTGGATGGCACTGTACGAGCTGGAGCTCCACTGCATCATCCTG agtcTTCCACCCTGTTTAAAAATTTCAAGAAGATGTCAAAAACAGCTTACATTTTTTGGACTTACTCTTCAAAATTGCCATTACCAAGCAATTCCACCTCACATCCTTTTAGCTACAGGGTTGGTACTACCTTTTGTGCCTTGGAGATGA
- the Apobec1 gene encoding C->U-editing enzyme APOBEC-1 isoform X1 — protein MASETAGPSAGDPTLRRRIEPWEFEVFFDPRELRRETCLLYEIQWGTSHRRWRKSGKNTTNHAEVNFIEKLTSERQFCPSVRCSITWFLSWSPCWECSQAIQEFLSQHPNVTLVIYVARLYYHMDQRNRQGLRDLVNSGVTIQIMSVPEYCYCWRNFVNFPPGQEAHWLRYQPQWMALYELELHCIILSLPPCLKISRRCQKQLTFFGLTLQNCHYQAIPPHILLATGLVLPFVPWR, from the exons ATGGCTTCTGAGACAG CAGGTCCTTCAGCTGGTGACCCCACTCTGAG GAGAAGAATCGAACCCTGGgaatttgaagtcttctttgatcCCCGGGAACTGCGTAGAGAGACCTGTCTGCTCTATGAAATCCAGTGGGGTACCAGCCACAGGAGGTGGCGGAAATCAGGCAAGAACACCACCAATCACGCTGAAgttaatttcatagaaaaactgaCTTCAGAAAGACAGTTTTGCCCGTCTGTCAGATGCTCCATCACCTGGTTCCTGTCCTGGAGTCCCTGCTGGGAATGCTCCCAGGCTATTCAAGAATTTCTGAGTCAACACCCTAATGTGACTCTGGTGATTTATGTAGCTCGGCTTTATTACCATATGGATCAGAGGAACAGGCAAGGACTCAGAGACCTCGTTAACAGTGGAGTGACCATCCAGATCATGAGTGTCCCAG AGTATTGTTACTGCTGGAGGAATTTTGTCAACTTCCCACCTGGGCAGGAAGCGCACTGGCTGAGATACCAGCCTCAGTGGATGGCACTGTACGAGCTGGAGCTCCACTGCATCATCCTG agtcTTCCACCCTGTTTAAAAATTTCAAGAAGATGTCAAAAACAGCTTACATTTTTTGGACTTACTCTTCAAAATTGCCATTACCAAGCAATTCCACCTCACATCCTTTTAGCTACAGGGTTGGTACTACCTTTTGTGCCTTGGAGATGA